The following are encoded together in the Malaya genurostris strain Urasoe2022 chromosome 3, Malgen_1.1, whole genome shotgun sequence genome:
- the LOC131433693 gene encoding polyadenylate-binding protein 2: protein MADESLLNDSNLGILGSNDDDSELIVEDDYLKGAEMQIDPELEAIKARVKEMEEEAEKLKQLQSEVTKQMTLGSPTGVTPILTAEEKAEIDNRSIYVGNVDYGATAEELEAHFHGCGTINRVTILCNKADGHPKGFAYIEFGSKEFVETALAMNETLFRGRQIKVNPKRTNRPGMCTTNRFPRGLRGRTSRVSRACCYGGHRGTRRPARGYRGRAFYAPY, encoded by the exons ATGGCGGATGAAAGTTTATTGAACGATTCCAATCTAGGAATTCTAGGCTCGAACGACGATGATTCTGAACTGATTGTCGAG GATGACTATCTTAAAGGTGCCGAAATGCAAATTGATCCTGAACTGGAAGCTATTAAAGCTCGTGTAAAAGAAATGGAAGAGGAAGCAGAAAAATTGAAACAACTTCAATCGGAAGTTACAAAACAGATGACACTTGGGTCTCCAACTGGAGTTACGCCTATTTTAACGGCCGAAGAAAAAGCTGAAATCGATAATCGTTCCATCTACGTCGGGAATGTTGATTATGGAGCTACAGCAGAGGAACTAGAAGCTCATTTCCATGGCTGTGGAACAATTAACCGAGTAACGATTTTATGCAACAAAGCTGACGGCCATCCGAAAGGTTTTGCTTACATTGAATTTGGCTCGAAAGAGTTTGTAGAAACGGCGCTGGCAATGAATGAAACGCTTTTCCGTGGTCGACAAATTAAAGTCAATCCGAAGCGTACCAATCGTCCTGGAATGTGTACTACCAACAGGTTTCCTCGTGGTTTGCGAGGACGCACATCTAGAGTCTCACGCGCGTGCTGTTACGGAGGTCACCGTGGAACTCGAAGGCCAGC TCGTGGATATCGAGGAAGAGCCTTCTATGCACCGTACTAG
- the LOC131433691 gene encoding SAGA-associated factor 29, protein MPLTAEQAMLQVQERLRSLKSVIVEIENERKRNEPNIVNTIRLVKMSNDEKSSALNHKLKTLYKIGLQDAIQEENLIRQALAKIQDIRNIRNERRIQARNAGNKETIRRGALMKMLQISAQTLPLFVSKPGEKIPPLCGSVPADNNYIAKPGDMVAAHVKGLEDEENWILAEVVQYISSANKYEVDDIDEEQKDRHILSKRRIVPLPLMRANPETDGQALFSKGTTVMALYPQTTCFYKAVINQLPQTANEEYEVLFEDPTYADGYSPPLYVAQRYVIAIKLNKKVGASS, encoded by the exons ATGCCGTTGACAGCAGAACAAGCGATGCTACAAGTGCAG GAACGTTTACGTTCATTGAAGTCGGTTATTGTCGAAATCGAAAATGAACGCAAGCGGAACGAACCAAACATCGTAAATACaattcgactagtgaaaatGTCAAACGACGAAAAATCATCTGCTTTGAATCATAAATTAAAGACGCTGTACAAGATTGGCCTCCAGGATGCTATTCAAGAGGAGAATTTGATTCGTCAAGCATTAGCAAAAATACAAGACATAAGAAATATTCGTAATGAACGTAGAATTCAGGCCAGAAATGCGGGAAATAAAGAAACAATTCGTAGAGGTGCACTAATGAAGATGTTGCAGATTTCGGCTCAAACTTTACCTTTGTTTGTCAGCAAACCTGGAGAAAAAATTCCCCCGCTGTGTGGAAGCGTTCCAGCTGATAATAACTACATTGCCAAACCTGGCGACATGGTAGCTGCTCATGTTAAGGGCCTTGAAGACGAAGAGAACTGGATACTTGCTGAAGTAGTTCAATATATTTCGTCTGCCAACAAATACGAAGTAGATGATATAGACGAAGAACAAAAGGATCGACATATTCTGAGTAAGCGCCGAATTGTCCCACTTCCACTAATGAGAGCTAATCCGGAAACTGATGGACAAGCGCTCTTTTCTAAGGGAACTACTGTAATGGCACTATATCCACAAACTACCTGTTTTTACAAAGCCGTAATCAATCAACTTCCCCAGACAGCCAACGAAGAATATGAAGTGCTTTTTGAGGATCCTACATATGCGGATGGTTACTCGCCACCACTATATGTTGCTCAGCGGTATGTAATTGCAATTAAGCTGAATAAAAAAGTAGGAGCCAGTTCCTGA
- the LOC131433696 gene encoding small ribosomal subunit protein uS17m: MSSRTFMLLGQVLPCIKQNASKVRIRRMELDTNLNMYFKKDEFYFVHDPNKICKTGDIVLIKELPQKLTRLITHAVEDIVYPLGDVTDPITGKKVTAGKYRDDIDEMNKLFGKSSEAFDYNKSLPRGRLEGTKDYTHGETYIKYHEDGKDQPFAV, translated from the exons ATGTCCAGCAGAACGTTCATGCTGTTGGGTCAAGTATTACCATGTATAAAACAAAATGCATCCAAAGTACGAATTCGACGAATGGAACTTGACACTAATCTTAATATG taTTTCAAAAAGGATGAGTTCTATTTTGTGCATGACCCAAACAAGATTTGCAAAACTGGTGACATTGTATTGATAAAAGAGCTGCCGCAAAAACTAACGAGATTGATAACGCACGCGGTTGAAGACATCGTTTACCCTTTGGGTGATGTGACAGATCCGATAACTGGAAAGAAAGTAACAGCCGGGAAATATCGTGACGACATTGATGAAATGAACAAGTTATTTGGGAAGTCGAGTGAAGCGTTCGATTACAACAAATCATTACCAAGAGGCAGACTGGAAGGAACGAAAGATTATACTCACGGAGAAACTTATATCAAATATCATGAAGATGGAAAGGATCAACCATTTGCAGTATAG
- the LOC131433683 gene encoding RNA polymerase II subunit A C-terminal domain phosphatase: protein MAEENQNIIFAPVESSIKIQKWKVREGYPVTCGNIILFYECCDGSEKDIKRLKATKAGVVKKRLAREGEIVDKGKALLELQQCTHTTVIKDMCADCGADLRQDDQGGPSEASVPMIHSVPELKVTETLAKKLGQADTERLLRDRKLVLLVDLDQTLIHTTNDNVPNNLKDVYHFQLYGPNSPWYHTRLRPGALQFLSRMNPHYELHICTFGARNYAHMIAQFLDEDRKLFSHRILSRDECFNVTSKTDNLKALFPCGDSMVCIIDDREDVWNMAANLIQVKPYHFFQHTGDINAPPGMSKNELDGKGVDFKDLINQFPKDKKNNDSRPPTPKIETDDVREDADQSREEAEKVFSVDESPPTEDQKEKPPEKSITNKHNLPEKKVVDPTEGETSLKVGKATKKSKSEQNSKLIEIEDPDDYLLYLEHILLKIHQTFYEMYDKTKKISDLKKLIPQVKSQVLVGFKLVFSGLVPNSMKLEESKAYHIARSLGAIVTQDLVPDTTHLVAVTFGTSKVHNARKNPAIKIVAPEWLWNCAERWEHVEESLFPLKSSKPSKMRQPPAHCHSPEHVINYGESKSSSSKSSQPPKFIDTINPLLSFSNDDLNAMNDDFDDFFESDDSSSDDEPVDIENPPMNKSLRKRRRKEEKENRHNIFQQRNDLDEEESSRLLIRYDDDNSQTNLSSDDDDESPSAKFRRGGDLPSDLDMGSNSEGSEDPIDDVDDGDWNMMGAALEREFLGLDE from the exons ATGGCTGAAGAAAATCAAAACATCATATTCGCTCCGGTGGAATCAAGTATCAAAATTCAAAAGTGGAAGGTTCGCGAAGGTTATCCTGTTACATGCGGTAATATTATTCTGTTTTACGAGTGCTGCGATGGTTCCGAAAAGGATATCAAGCGTTTGAAAGCAACCAAAGCAGGCGTCGTTAAAAAGCGCCTCGCCAGGGAAGGTGAAATTGTTGATAAAGG CAAAGCATTATTGGAGCTACAACAATGTACGCATACTACGGTAATAAAAGATATGTGCGCAGACTGTGGAGCTGATTTACGGCAAGATGATCAAGGTGGTCCTTCGGAGGCGTCTGTTCCGATGATTCATTCCGTGCCCGAACTCAAAGTAACAGAAACTTTGGCCAAAAAACTTGGACAAGCAGACACTGAACGTCTACTACGTGATAGAAAGTTGGTTCTGCTTGTCGATCTTGATCAAACGCTAATCCATACAACCAACGATAATGTTCCAAACAATCTTAAA GATGTGTATCACTTTCAACTATACGGACCTAATTCACCCTGGTATCATACAAGGTTAAGACCGGGAGCTTTGCAGTTCCTATCTAGAATGAATCCGCATTACGAACTTCATATTTGTACGTTCGGAGCTCGCAACTATGCTCACATGATAGCTCAATTTCTAGATGAAGATCGCAAATTGTTTTCGCATAGAATTTTATCGCGTGATGAGTGTTTCAATGTAACGAGTAAAACAGACAATTTAAA GGCTTTATTTCCGTGTGGAGATTCTATGGTCTGCATCATTGATGACCGAGAGGATGTTTGGAACATGGCGGCAAACTTAATTCAAGTGAAACCTTATCACTTTTTCCAGCATACGGGAGACATTAACGCTCCACCTGGGATGTCGAAAAATGAATTGGATGGTAAAGGAGTTGATTTTAAAG ATCTTATTAATCAATTCCCAAAGGATAAGAAAAATAATGATAGTCGTCCACCAACACCAAAAATTGAGACTGATGATGTTCGAGAAGATGCTGATCAGTCTCGCGAGGAAGCGGAAAAGGTATTTTCCGTAGATGAGTCTCCGCCTACTGAAGACCAAAAAGAAAAACCTCCCGAGAAATCAATCACAAACAAGCATAATTTACCAGAGAAAAAAGTAGTTGATCCAACTGAAGGAGAAACATCACTGAAAGTTGGCAAGGCAACGAAGAAGAGTAAATCCGAGCAAAATAGCAAACTGATAGAAATAGAAGATCCAGACGATTATTTGTTGTATTTGGAACACATTTTGCTTAAAATTCATCAGACATTTTACGAAATGTATGATAAAACCAAAAAA ATATCGGACCTGAAAAAGCTCATTCCACAAGTAAAATCACAGGTGTTGGTAGGTTTTAAGTTAGTTTTCTCCGGACTAGTGCCCAACAGCATGAAGCTCGAAGAAAGCAAAGCATATCACATAGCTCGTAGCTTAGGTGCTATCGTGACACAAGATTTAGTACCGGATACGACCCATTTGGTTGCGGTCACTTTCGGCACATCAAAAGTGCATAACGCAAGAAAAAATCCTGCGATTAAAATTGTGGCACCAGAATGGCTTTGGAACTGTGCCGAACGTTGGGAGCATGTAGAGGAATCGTTGTTCCCGCTTAAGTCTTCGAAACCATCTAAAATGCGACAGCCGCCGGCTCATTGTCATAGTCCTG AACACGTGATCAACTATGGTGAAAGCAAGAGCTCATCGAGTAAATCATCACAACCGCCAAAGTTTATAGACACAATAAACCCGCTGTTAAGCTTTTCCAATGACGATCTGAACGCAATGAATGATGATTTTGATGACTTTTTCGAGTCCGACGACAGTTCGAGTGACGATGAGCCAGTAGATATTGAAAATCCTCCGATGAACAAATCTCTACGTAAACGGAGACGAAAAGAAGAAAAGGAAAATCGTCACAATATTTTCCAGCAGCGCAACGATCTTGATGAAGAAGAATCAAGTCGACTTTTAATTAGGTACGATGACGATAACAGCCAAACCAATTTGAGCTCGGACGATGATGACGAAAGCCCAAGTGCAAAGTTCAGAAGGGGCGGTGATTTACCGTCGGATTTAGATATGGGCTCTAACAGTGAAGGCAGTGAAGATCCAATCGACGATGTCGATGATGGGGACTGGAATATGATGGGTGCGGCACTGGAGCGCGAGTTTCTCGGTTTAGATGAATAA